The Thermoanaerobaculia bacterium genome includes a window with the following:
- a CDS encoding DUF4388 domain-containing protein codes for MAEWPNQGDVMGLIGRLEDLPVSDIIQIVYLSRRTGVLEIKKRNNIFRIYFIKGGLVFAEKNVHLGIDELLLSTNKEIDPAFIQQAQAVHAAMPERSMGDILLEMNVCSPADLAKTIYAQIQELAYEILQDEEGEFSFDLRDRLTSTDIGYSPDKLFKQSGIPPDKILTRSGEIGIIKEIRDTLVRGKEAFKAGAQVAPVTMTEHPEEEGPAVETVPAPEPPVEIEAAVEELPPRQPAHTILVERETALIPTDIDIHFRPKDESPKLFGKFSLLSKEGEQVTDLGYNLCILEGDPLLRVTLKRIFSKGGFKVYHYNQTQTYLSKVRELLEAGEPSVLVLGISNTLQAREIESALRDIQGMQDSQPPTVVIHPGLDPRQHHTSYLSGADLVMVRPDLTTMSVKASEEVLNTFVEDVLIAVQRYIQRLPEFTERQKFHDIAAKERLNRSLTLLKNLIFELANPEDKTQVGLMTLRMAAEYLERAVILLVKDEHFVGIGGFGLTGDDVPMNLRVRNTVIPEKEESIFSQVSSTLKPHRGKLRRTKWNEYFLNQLGKIFPNEVVLIPVVARGKLIGVLYGDNAEFKRPIGNTDGLEIFLSQAGYAFEDVIHSIRWKGVS; via the coding sequence ATGGCCGAATGGCCGAATCAGGGAGATGTCATGGGATTGATCGGACGATTGGAAGACCTTCCGGTCTCGGACATCATTCAGATCGTATATTTGAGTCGAAGAACAGGCGTTCTGGAAATCAAAAAGCGGAATAACATCTTCCGCATTTACTTCATCAAGGGCGGTCTTGTCTTTGCGGAAAAAAACGTTCATCTCGGGATTGATGAGCTTCTGCTCTCTACAAACAAGGAAATCGATCCCGCCTTCATCCAGCAGGCCCAGGCCGTTCATGCCGCCATGCCTGAACGAAGCATGGGTGATATTCTCCTGGAAATGAACGTATGTTCGCCCGCCGATCTGGCGAAGACCATCTACGCCCAGATCCAGGAGCTGGCATACGAAATCCTTCAGGATGAGGAGGGGGAATTCTCCTTTGATTTGAGAGATCGACTGACCAGCACCGATATCGGATATTCTCCAGATAAACTTTTTAAGCAGTCGGGGATTCCTCCGGACAAGATCCTTACAAGATCCGGTGAGATTGGCATCATCAAGGAAATTCGGGACACCCTCGTCCGGGGAAAGGAGGCTTTCAAGGCAGGAGCCCAGGTGGCTCCGGTCACCATGACCGAACATCCTGAGGAAGAAGGTCCCGCAGTTGAAACCGTTCCTGCGCCCGAGCCTCCTGTAGAGATCGAAGCGGCCGTGGAAGAATTGCCTCCCCGGCAACCTGCCCATACGATCCTCGTCGAACGGGAAACTGCCCTGATCCCGACGGATATCGATATCCACTTCCGGCCCAAGGACGAAAGCCCGAAGCTCTTTGGTAAGTTTTCTCTTCTCTCCAAGGAAGGCGAGCAGGTTACCGACCTTGGATACAACCTCTGCATTCTTGAAGGTGATCCCCTGCTGCGCGTCACGTTGAAGCGTATTTTTTCCAAGGGTGGATTCAAGGTTTACCATTACAACCAGACCCAGACCTATCTATCGAAAGTCCGGGAACTTCTGGAGGCTGGCGAACCCTCGGTCTTGGTCCTCGGCATCTCCAACACTTTACAGGCCAGGGAAATCGAAAGCGCCCTCCGGGATATTCAGGGGATGCAGGATTCTCAGCCTCCTACCGTTGTCATACATCCCGGGCTCGATCCGCGTCAACACCACACTTCCTACCTGTCCGGTGCAGACCTGGTTATGGTTCGTCCCGATTTGACAACCATGTCCGTCAAGGCTTCGGAAGAGGTCCTGAACACATTCGTTGAAGATGTTCTTATCGCGGTTCAGCGATATATCCAGAGATTACCCGAATTTACGGAACGGCAAAAATTCCACGATATTGCAGCCAAGGAGCGGTTGAACCGTTCTCTTACCCTTTTGAAAAATCTGATCTTCGAGCTGGCCAATCCGGAGGACAAGACCCAGGTGGGACTTATGACTCTTCGAATGGCGGCTGAATATTTGGAACGGGCGGTGATTCTCCTGGTGAAGGATGAACACTTTGTGGGGATCGGCGGCTTTGGCCTCACGGGAGATGACGTACCCATGAACCTCAGAGTTCGCAACACCGTCATTCCTGAAAAGGAGGAAAGCATCTTCAGTCAGGTGTCTTCCACCTTGAAACCCCATCGCGGGAAGTTACGGCGCACAAAATGGAATGAATATTTTCTTAACCAGCTGGGAAAGATTTTCCCCAACGAAGTCGTCCTTATTCCCGTTGTGGCCCGAGGTAAGTTGATCGGGGTTCTTTATGGGGATAATGCGGAGTTTAAACGTCCTATTGGGAATACCGACGGTCTGGAAATTTTTCTCAGCCAGGCCGGGTATGCATTTGAGGATGTTATCCACTCCATCCGCTGGAAGGGGGTCTCATGA
- a CDS encoding response regulator, whose protein sequence is MKRVMVVEDSDSMRAYIVGALEGIMVDVVEASTGFEALKQIPHNPVDLVVTDINMPDINGLELIHFLKQHPHTRNIPIIVISTERSQEDQERAMEMGAVDYLVKPFNIETFRAKVNQLLEGTENDQNG, encoded by the coding sequence ATGAAACGGGTCATGGTTGTTGAAGATTCGGACAGTATGCGGGCCTATATTGTGGGAGCGCTGGAAGGAATCATGGTGGACGTTGTCGAAGCCTCCACGGGATTTGAAGCGCTGAAACAGATCCCTCACAATCCGGTCGATCTGGTTGTGACCGATATTAATATGCCCGATATTAATGGTCTGGAGCTGATTCACTTCCTGAAACAGCACCCTCACACTCGAAACATTCCCATCATTGTTATTTCCACGGAACGCAGCCAGGAAGACCAGGAACGCGCCATGGAGATGGGTGCCGTGGATTACCTTGTAAAACCGTTCAATATTGAGACATTTCGAGCTAAGGTCAACCAGCTCCTGGAAGGGACGGAGAATGACCAGAACGGATGA